The nucleotide window TATGCCATAAAGTTAAATGTTTCATTAATCCACCCCACTCCTCACTATCCCTATTGTAGCTTAAATCTACTTTTTTTACACGTGATGGGGTTGCATGAATCGCCTGTTTCTCTTTTTATGTTATGATAGAATATATTGTTTTAAAGGGAAGTGATTTTTTGGATATTACGCAAACAGTCGAAATCCTACTAATCTCTGTTTTTGCAGGGGTAGTTGGCTCTTTGCTTGGTCTTGGTGGCGGTATTATTGTCACGCCCGCCTTGACGCTTATTTTTGGAATTGACATCCAGTATGCGATTGGCGCGAGTATTATTTCCGTCATTGCTACAAGTAGTGGTTCCGCGGTCGCTTACATAAAAGATGGAATTACAAACTTACGAGTCGGCATGTTCCTGGAAATTGCTACAACAATCGGCGCGATAACTGGTGCCTTTGTTAGTGGGCTACTCTCAGCAACTGCTTTATACATTATATTCGGCCTTTTACTACTTTATTCAGCTTTCAACATGATTAAAAAAGTTGGCTCTGAATTCCCGACAAATGTAAAACCAGATCCAATTGCGACAAAGCTAAACTTACATGATTCTTATTACGATAAGTCGCTTCGGCAAACGGTGGATTATCAGGTCGCGAATGTGCCTGCTGGTTTTGGTGTGATGTACGGAGCGGGGATTGCCAGTGGATTACTTGGTATCGGTAGTGGTGCTTTTAAAGTAATGGCACTTGATGTCTTTATGAAAATGCCACTTAAAGTCAGTAGTGCAACGAGTAATTTAATGATGGGTGTAACTGCCGCTGCAAGTGCAACAGTATATTTATTCCAAGGAGATATTCAACCTGCTATCGCTGCTCCTGTTGCAATCGGGGTATTAGTCGGTGCTACACTTGGAACACGTGTCATGCAACGCTTAAAAAGTAAAGTCATCCGGATTATCTTCATTCCTGTCATTTTATATGTTGCCTTCCAAATGATTTTAGAAGGATTGGGGTGGATTTAAATGACTGAGAAAAAAGATGAGATGTATCGCGTCGAGCTTATTGTGAGTGCCTTACTGCGAATTGGGGTGGTTTTAAGTGCGATTATTATTATTTTCGGTCTTGTGATGCTGTTTGTTACAGGCGAAAGTGGTTACCCAGGCGAAACCTATCCAACCTCACTGACTGCTATTTTCAGCGGACTTGGCTCACTTAAACCGTATGCTATTATGATGTTTGGCCTTTTTTGCTTGATTTTGACTCCGGTTTTACGAGTGGTTGTTTCGTTATTTACATTTTTAAAAGAGAAAGATTATCTGTATGTTGGGATTACCGGGCTTGTATTAGTAATTTTAGTTATTAGTTTTTTGATTGGTATCAAAGCATAAAAAAGCATGGTGCAGAAATTTTATCTGCGCCATGCTTTTTTATCTGACTACTTCGCCGTTTCTAAACCGCATATCAGGAAAACTAGCTCCGGCAATTTCATTTACTGGCATCGCGACCTCGATTTGTTTCATGTCATCGCTAGTAAGTTTAATATCTAATGCTTTTAGTGAATCTTTAAGGGAAGCAATTCTAGTGGAACCAATTAATGGTAAAATATCTTCTCCTTTTGCTAATAGCCACGCAAAAGCCAACTGCGGAATGGTCATTTCTTTTTCGTTTGCGATTTCGCGTAATGCTTCAACAAGTTGTAAGTTTTTGCCGATATTTTCTTTTGCATATAGGGGAATCATCGAATTGTATCCATAGGTAGTATCTCTTTTTTCCAAGTTCCATTTAACATGCCATGAGCAAGCGCACCAAACGCAACAACACCCACGCCTAATTCTCTAGCAGTCGGGACAATATCTTTTTCAATCGTCCGGTTAAACAAGGAGTACTCAGCTTCGATAAACTTGATTGGGTGAACCGCATTTGCTTTTCTAAACGTTTCTGCATCTACTTGAGTAACGCCAATATTCTTCACATAGCCTTCTCTTACCAAATCTGCAATCACACCAATTGTTTCTTCGACAGGAATAGCCAAGTCAATTCTGGCTGGTTGGTATAAATCCACATAGTCCAAATTAAGTCGTTTTAAAGATTGCGCCAAATAGTTTTTAATATGTTTTGGATTTACATCAAGCCCATACATCTTGCCATTTGGTTCCATCAAAGCACCAAACTTAAGTGATACAAAAGCTTTATCTCGTTTATATCCTTTTAGTGCCTCTCCTATCAACATTTCATTATGTCCCGTTCCATAAAAGTCTGCGGTATTTAGAAAAGAAATCCCTGCATCCAGTGCCGCATGGATTGTTGCAATACTTTCTTTTCGGCTATCATCGTCTATTTTATCAGACATCCGTCCACACCCAAGTCCCATTCTAGCTAAATTATCCATCGAGTAAAACCTCCACGTTTCTATAAATTAAGTATACCATTATTCT belongs to Listeria ivanovii subsp. ivanovii and includes:
- a CDS encoding sulfite exporter TauE/SafE family protein, with translation MDITQTVEILLISVFAGVVGSLLGLGGGIIVTPALTLIFGIDIQYAIGASIISVIATSSGSAVAYIKDGITNLRVGMFLEIATTIGAITGAFVSGLLSATALYIIFGLLLLYSAFNMIKKVGSEFPTNVKPDPIATKLNLHDSYYDKSLRQTVDYQVANVPAGFGVMYGAGIASGLLGIGSGAFKVMALDVFMKMPLKVSSATSNLMMGVTAAASATVYLFQGDIQPAIAAPVAIGVLVGATLGTRVMQRLKSKVIRIIFIPVILYVAFQMILEGLGWI
- a CDS encoding DUF1634 domain-containing protein; translated protein: MTEKKDEMYRVELIVSALLRIGVVLSAIIIIFGLVMLFVTGESGYPGETYPTSLTAIFSGLGSLKPYAIMMFGLFCLILTPVLRVVVSLFTFLKEKDYLYVGITGLVLVILVISFLIGIKA
- a CDS encoding aldo/keto reductase, which gives rise to MIPLYAKENIGKNLQLVEALREIANEKEMTIPQLAFAWLLAKGEDILPLIGSTRIASLKDSLKALDIKLTSDDMKQIEVAMPVNEIAGASFPDMRFRNGEVVR
- a CDS encoding aldo/keto reductase, whose amino-acid sequence is MDNLARMGLGCGRMSDKIDDDSRKESIATIHAALDAGISFLNTADFYGTGHNEMLIGEALKGYKRDKAFVSLKFGALMEPNGKMYGLDVNPKHIKNYLAQSLKRLNLDYVDLYQPARIDLAIPVEETIGVIADLVREGYVKNIGVTQVDAETFRKANAVHPIKFIEAEYSLFNRTIEKDIVPTARELGVGVVAFGALAHGMLNGTWKKEILPMDTIR